In one window of Musa acuminata AAA Group cultivar baxijiao chromosome BXJ3-2, Cavendish_Baxijiao_AAA, whole genome shotgun sequence DNA:
- the LOC103975792 gene encoding uncharacterized protein LOC103975792 isoform X2, which yields MEGDREEQEQSRLQAAIPSDSGWLDEVPQSGPGTMMVSLGPVDAGRPTARSEKVAVVGGTCNWVNPVYETVKLVRNPTTGKMDDKVYRFLLSATGSSKAGVLGDVTVNLADYAAVFNAASVSLPLKASNTGTILHITIQRIQGDGKAREGNEDGEAMIKRQTRASQSELKLCDFKEGVKAPNDMDCFSFMSDGSYVNTQSQVKFPSSRDIPIRVDSHGSLQKSHSFDTISASDSDTSSGIYATRDNWIKHNNTQSDPTSFFSPLISSDTPKRLITSSGDWSRTSAPDGNADASTRSSGDVVLNETSCDSEDSLKKLRYDIVMLTRKVELSDLELQILRKQIIKECKRGEDLSRELSSLKEERDALKRECESLKLSEKPIKFERNIPTGSQHDGDDLHSLLEKTKQELDHEKNLNVHLRLQLKMMQGSELILAVKDLDTLLEQRNREPLCMKCSKMYLKTETGDELEAMKLGNGLPQLKKYECEQKLHKKVAQNDNEEQYALDELVNIHDDMKVAYSLENKIVDLNNEVEFYMKDHEDLEMQMEQLALDYEILKQENHDITTKLEQIQLREQLRMQYECSTHVAIISDLESHVECLEKELHKQAESFGADIATITDAKVEQEKRAILAEEALREAKWSNSKIVTRLQEEFRSLSAHMSSTFQANEKIVKHVLKETAELRSEKSNLEDLLEKTKKDLVSVQEQFRMKFKQLVDLLYFKSKEADRLLLELKDTQRELENYKMSGVANQKNFVEEIQLKSEMEKVKLEKSLLSEQNKEKEELLVEMDLSRTATEVSEISLQDKNLEIDMLKKEIAVLRKEGNISLEETNELRNIKDEKDTTISVLKSEVANPGVQYSNLKHTLYKNELEKQDLRRSFSNLKGGLLEEQLTTSSDEKNGDNHTASISNDDEHFHQSLRYGSKDDVKCTRDYLQQSEDENHTHDIDSKDNKLRVRYTGNDLGEVHQVFIS from the exons GGATCAAGCAAAGCTGGGGTTTTGGGAGATGTCACTGTTAACCTGGCAGACTATGCTGCGGTGTTCAATGCTGCCTCGGTTTCTCTCCCTCTCAAGGCATCAAACACAGGAACAATCTTGCAT ATTACCATTCAGAGAATCCAGGGTGATGGTAAGGCAAG AGAAGGTAATGAAGATGGAGAAGCGATGATTAAGCGACAAACAAGAGCATCACAGAGCGAGTTAAAGCTGTGTGATTTTAAGGAAGGTGTCAAAGCTCCCAATGACATGGACTGCTTCAGCTTTATGAgt GATGGTTCATATGTTAACACTCAGTCACAAGTCAAGTTCCCATCAAGCAGAGACATTCCTATCCGTGTTGATTCCCATGGAAGCCTCCAAAAATCTCACAGCTTTGATACTATATCAGCATCAGATTCAGATACCAGTTCAGGAATATATGCAACAAGAGATAATTGGATCAAGCATAACAATACTCAAAGCGATCCTACTAGCTTCTTCTCACCTCTTATCAGTAGTGACACTCCTAAAAGGCTGATTACCAGTTCAGGTGACTGGTCTCGCACTTCAGCTCCTGATGGAAATGCAGATGCATCAACAAGAAGTTCAGGTGATGTTGTATTAAATGAAACATCATGTGATTCAGAGGACAGCCTTAAGAAATTAAGATATGATATTGTTATGTTGACAAGGAAGGTAGAACTGTCTGATCTGGAACTGCAGATTCTTCGAAAGCAAATTATTAAGGAGTGCAAGCGAGGAGAAGATCTTTCAAGGGAATTAAGTAGCCTAAAAGAGGAGAGAGACGCACTTAAAAGAGAATGTGAATCACTGAAGCTCTCAGAAAAGCCAATAAAATTTGAGCGAAATATTCCTACTGGCTCACAGCATGATGGAGATGATCTTCATTCATTACTTGAGAAAACAAAACAAGAATTAGATCATGAGAAAAATCTTAATGTACATCTTCGTTTGCAACTAAAAATGATGCAAGGATCTGAGTTGATACTTGCTGTAAAAGATCTTGATACACTGTTGGAGCAGAGAAATAGGGAGCCACTTTGTATGAAATGTAGCAAAATGTATCTCAAAACAGAAACCGGTGATGAACTAGAGGCCATGAAATTGGGAAATGGACTTCCACAACTAAAGAAATATGAATGTGAGCAGAAGTTGCATAAAAAAGTTGCCCAAAATGACAATGAAGAACAATATGCATTGGATGAACTAGTCAATATACATGATGATATGAAGGTTGCGTACTCACTCGAGAACAAAATCGTTGATCTTAATAATGAAGTAGAGTTTTACATGAAGGACCATGAAGATCTAGAAATGCAAATGGAACAGCTTGCTTTGGACTATGAAATTTTGAAACAGGAAAACCATGACATCACGACAAAACTAGAGCAAATTCAACTGCGAGAACAACTCAGGATGCAATATGAGTGTTCAACACATGTAGCCATTATCAGTGACCTTGAATCTCATGTTGAATGCCTGGAGAAAGAACTTCACAAACAGGCTGAATCATTTGGAGCAGATATAGCAACCATCACAGATGCTAAAGTTGAGCAAGAGAAAAGGGCCATACTGGCAGAAGAGGCATTAAGAGAAGCAAAATGGAGCAATTCTAAAATTGTTACGCGGCTTCAGGAGGAATTTAGAAGTCTTTCTGCACATATGTCATCCACATTTCAAGCAAATGAGAAGATAGTCAAGCATGTACTAAAAGAAACTGCAGAGTTGCGATCAGAAAAAAGCAACCTGGAAGATCTATTGGAGAAAACTAAAAAGGATTTGGTATCAGTGCAAGAACAATTCCGCATGAAATTCAAGCAATTAGTAGACTTATTATATTTCAAATCAAAGGAGGCAGATAGGCTACTTCTGGAACTCAAAGATACTCAAAGGGAGCTTGAGAATTATAAGATGTCTGGGGTAGCAAACCAAAAGAACTTCGTAGAAGAAATACAACTCAAATCTGAGATGGAAAAGGTCAAATTGGAGAAATCTCTTCTCTCTGAGCAgaacaaagagaaagaagaattGTTAGTCGAGATGGACCTATCAAGGACAGCAACTGAAGTCAGTGAGATATCACTGCAAGACAAAAACTTGGAAATAGATATGCTTAAGAAAGAAATAGCAGTATTAAGGAAAGAAGGAAACATATCATTGGAAGAGACGAATGAGTTGAGAAATATAAAAGATGAAAAAGATACAACTATTTCGGTGCTGAAATCTGAGGTAGCAAACCCTGGAGTGCAGTACAGTAACTTGAAGCATACCTTATACAAAAACGAGTTAGAAAAACAGGACCTGAGGAGATCATTTTCCAACTTGAAGGGTGGTCTTCTAGAGGAGCAACTGACTACCAGCTCAGATGAAAAAAATGGTGACAACCACACAGCTTCAATTTCAAAT GATGATGAGCACTTTCATCAGAGTTTGAGATATGGCAGCAAAGATGATGTTAAATGCACTAGAGATTACCTGCAACAGTCAGAAGACGAAAACCACACACATGATATAGATAGCAAGGATAACAAATTACGTGTGAG GTATACAGGAAATGATTTGGGTGAAGTACATCAGGTtttcatctcctaa
- the LOC103975792 gene encoding uncharacterized protein LOC103975792 isoform X1 translates to MFKAARWRATEKNKNKAVFKLQFQATQVPQSGPGTMMVSLGPVDAGRPTARSEKVAVVGGTCNWVNPVYETVKLVRNPTTGKMDDKVYRFLLSATGSSKAGVLGDVTVNLADYAAVFNAASVSLPLKASNTGTILHITIQRIQGDGKAREGNEDGEAMIKRQTRASQSELKLCDFKEGVKAPNDMDCFSFMSDGSYVNTQSQVKFPSSRDIPIRVDSHGSLQKSHSFDTISASDSDTSSGIYATRDNWIKHNNTQSDPTSFFSPLISSDTPKRLITSSGDWSRTSAPDGNADASTRSSGDVVLNETSCDSEDSLKKLRYDIVMLTRKVELSDLELQILRKQIIKECKRGEDLSRELSSLKEERDALKRECESLKLSEKPIKFERNIPTGSQHDGDDLHSLLEKTKQELDHEKNLNVHLRLQLKMMQGSELILAVKDLDTLLEQRNREPLCMKCSKMYLKTETGDELEAMKLGNGLPQLKKYECEQKLHKKVAQNDNEEQYALDELVNIHDDMKVAYSLENKIVDLNNEVEFYMKDHEDLEMQMEQLALDYEILKQENHDITTKLEQIQLREQLRMQYECSTHVAIISDLESHVECLEKELHKQAESFGADIATITDAKVEQEKRAILAEEALREAKWSNSKIVTRLQEEFRSLSAHMSSTFQANEKIVKHVLKETAELRSEKSNLEDLLEKTKKDLVSVQEQFRMKFKQLVDLLYFKSKEADRLLLELKDTQRELENYKMSGVANQKNFVEEIQLKSEMEKVKLEKSLLSEQNKEKEELLVEMDLSRTATEVSEISLQDKNLEIDMLKKEIAVLRKEGNISLEETNELRNIKDEKDTTISVLKSEVANPGVQYSNLKHTLYKNELEKQDLRRSFSNLKGGLLEEQLTTSSDEKNGDNHTASISNDDEHFHQSLRYGSKDDVKCTRDYLQQSEDENHTHDIDSKDNKLRVRYTGNDLGEVHQVFIS, encoded by the exons GGATCAAGCAAAGCTGGGGTTTTGGGAGATGTCACTGTTAACCTGGCAGACTATGCTGCGGTGTTCAATGCTGCCTCGGTTTCTCTCCCTCTCAAGGCATCAAACACAGGAACAATCTTGCAT ATTACCATTCAGAGAATCCAGGGTGATGGTAAGGCAAG AGAAGGTAATGAAGATGGAGAAGCGATGATTAAGCGACAAACAAGAGCATCACAGAGCGAGTTAAAGCTGTGTGATTTTAAGGAAGGTGTCAAAGCTCCCAATGACATGGACTGCTTCAGCTTTATGAgt GATGGTTCATATGTTAACACTCAGTCACAAGTCAAGTTCCCATCAAGCAGAGACATTCCTATCCGTGTTGATTCCCATGGAAGCCTCCAAAAATCTCACAGCTTTGATACTATATCAGCATCAGATTCAGATACCAGTTCAGGAATATATGCAACAAGAGATAATTGGATCAAGCATAACAATACTCAAAGCGATCCTACTAGCTTCTTCTCACCTCTTATCAGTAGTGACACTCCTAAAAGGCTGATTACCAGTTCAGGTGACTGGTCTCGCACTTCAGCTCCTGATGGAAATGCAGATGCATCAACAAGAAGTTCAGGTGATGTTGTATTAAATGAAACATCATGTGATTCAGAGGACAGCCTTAAGAAATTAAGATATGATATTGTTATGTTGACAAGGAAGGTAGAACTGTCTGATCTGGAACTGCAGATTCTTCGAAAGCAAATTATTAAGGAGTGCAAGCGAGGAGAAGATCTTTCAAGGGAATTAAGTAGCCTAAAAGAGGAGAGAGACGCACTTAAAAGAGAATGTGAATCACTGAAGCTCTCAGAAAAGCCAATAAAATTTGAGCGAAATATTCCTACTGGCTCACAGCATGATGGAGATGATCTTCATTCATTACTTGAGAAAACAAAACAAGAATTAGATCATGAGAAAAATCTTAATGTACATCTTCGTTTGCAACTAAAAATGATGCAAGGATCTGAGTTGATACTTGCTGTAAAAGATCTTGATACACTGTTGGAGCAGAGAAATAGGGAGCCACTTTGTATGAAATGTAGCAAAATGTATCTCAAAACAGAAACCGGTGATGAACTAGAGGCCATGAAATTGGGAAATGGACTTCCACAACTAAAGAAATATGAATGTGAGCAGAAGTTGCATAAAAAAGTTGCCCAAAATGACAATGAAGAACAATATGCATTGGATGAACTAGTCAATATACATGATGATATGAAGGTTGCGTACTCACTCGAGAACAAAATCGTTGATCTTAATAATGAAGTAGAGTTTTACATGAAGGACCATGAAGATCTAGAAATGCAAATGGAACAGCTTGCTTTGGACTATGAAATTTTGAAACAGGAAAACCATGACATCACGACAAAACTAGAGCAAATTCAACTGCGAGAACAACTCAGGATGCAATATGAGTGTTCAACACATGTAGCCATTATCAGTGACCTTGAATCTCATGTTGAATGCCTGGAGAAAGAACTTCACAAACAGGCTGAATCATTTGGAGCAGATATAGCAACCATCACAGATGCTAAAGTTGAGCAAGAGAAAAGGGCCATACTGGCAGAAGAGGCATTAAGAGAAGCAAAATGGAGCAATTCTAAAATTGTTACGCGGCTTCAGGAGGAATTTAGAAGTCTTTCTGCACATATGTCATCCACATTTCAAGCAAATGAGAAGATAGTCAAGCATGTACTAAAAGAAACTGCAGAGTTGCGATCAGAAAAAAGCAACCTGGAAGATCTATTGGAGAAAACTAAAAAGGATTTGGTATCAGTGCAAGAACAATTCCGCATGAAATTCAAGCAATTAGTAGACTTATTATATTTCAAATCAAAGGAGGCAGATAGGCTACTTCTGGAACTCAAAGATACTCAAAGGGAGCTTGAGAATTATAAGATGTCTGGGGTAGCAAACCAAAAGAACTTCGTAGAAGAAATACAACTCAAATCTGAGATGGAAAAGGTCAAATTGGAGAAATCTCTTCTCTCTGAGCAgaacaaagagaaagaagaattGTTAGTCGAGATGGACCTATCAAGGACAGCAACTGAAGTCAGTGAGATATCACTGCAAGACAAAAACTTGGAAATAGATATGCTTAAGAAAGAAATAGCAGTATTAAGGAAAGAAGGAAACATATCATTGGAAGAGACGAATGAGTTGAGAAATATAAAAGATGAAAAAGATACAACTATTTCGGTGCTGAAATCTGAGGTAGCAAACCCTGGAGTGCAGTACAGTAACTTGAAGCATACCTTATACAAAAACGAGTTAGAAAAACAGGACCTGAGGAGATCATTTTCCAACTTGAAGGGTGGTCTTCTAGAGGAGCAACTGACTACCAGCTCAGATGAAAAAAATGGTGACAACCACACAGCTTCAATTTCAAAT GATGATGAGCACTTTCATCAGAGTTTGAGATATGGCAGCAAAGATGATGTTAAATGCACTAGAGATTACCTGCAACAGTCAGAAGACGAAAACCACACACATGATATAGATAGCAAGGATAACAAATTACGTGTGAG GTATACAGGAAATGATTTGGGTGAAGTACATCAGGTtttcatctcctaa